One segment of Corynebacterium caspium DSM 44850 DNA contains the following:
- the miaA gene encoding tRNA (adenosine(37)-N6)-dimethylallyltransferase MiaA, with amino-acid sequence MSATDLTPIAVVGPTAAGKSALSIALAHKYDGEIINVDSMQLYRGMDIGTAKLSVAEREGIPHHQLDVLDVTERASVARYQKEAVADVEAVMARGRRPILVGGSMLYVQSLIDDWQFPPTDPTVRARYEARLAEIGIAALHQELAAVDAAAAAKIEDQDPRRTVRALEVIELTGKPFQASQPPINAPARWGTKILGLETSSEWLNPRIVKRTELMFAKGFREEVALLVAEHGLSADSTAGRAIGYAQVLAAMSGDLDWQEAQERTVTGTRRYVRRQRSWFKRDPRIHWLPAAAESSELLRLAALFIN; translated from the coding sequence ATGTCTGCCACTGATCTAACACCTATTGCGGTAGTTGGACCTACTGCTGCTGGAAAATCCGCTTTGAGCATTGCACTCGCTCATAAATATGACGGCGAAATCATAAATGTTGATTCCATGCAGTTATACCGCGGGATGGATATTGGGACGGCCAAATTATCTGTAGCAGAGCGCGAAGGAATACCACACCATCAGCTAGATGTATTGGATGTCACAGAACGAGCTTCAGTGGCTCGTTATCAAAAAGAGGCTGTGGCTGATGTTGAAGCAGTAATGGCTAGAGGGCGTCGCCCCATTTTAGTGGGCGGTTCCATGCTTTATGTGCAGTCGCTTATCGATGATTGGCAATTTCCTCCCACTGATCCGACTGTGCGTGCGCGCTATGAAGCCCGCCTAGCAGAGATCGGTATAGCTGCATTGCACCAAGAATTAGCCGCAGTTGATGCCGCCGCAGCAGCAAAAATAGAGGACCAAGATCCTCGACGTACTGTGCGGGCTTTGGAAGTTATCGAGTTAACAGGTAAGCCTTTTCAGGCTTCTCAACCGCCGATAAATGCGCCAGCACGGTGGGGAACCAAAATTTTAGGCCTAGAAACCAGTAGTGAGTGGTTAAATCCGCGCATCGTAAAGCGCACGGAGTTGATGTTCGCTAAAGGTTTTCGGGAAGAAGTTGCGCTATTGGTTGCGGAGCACGGGCTAAGCGCAGATTCCACAGCTGGGCGGGCAATAGGATACGCCCAGGTACTAGCTGCGATGTCTGGGGATTTAGACTGGCAAGAAGCTCAAGAGCGCACGGTTACTGGAACTAGAAGGTATGTGCGCCGCCAACGTTCCTGGTTTAAACGTGATCCTCGTATCCACTGGTTGCCAGCAGCGGCTGAAAGTAGCGAACTTCTGCGTTTAGCGGCGCTTTTTATTAATTAG
- a CDS encoding PTS fructose transporter subunit IIABC, whose product MNSSIISPELVALDVDFGTTTSEVINNLAQVAFQAGRSSSVEMLSADALARENKSATGVPGGVAIPHCRSQAVETPTLVFARLAKSVDFGGPDGDASLIFLIAAPEGGDKAHLKLLSKLARALVRKEFLNSLREASTPAAIVELVTEVLTAKPKKAATTPSTTDSSAASKVATVQTTATRIVAITACPTGIAHTYMAADALTQTAAGRSDVEIFVETQGSSAVTPLDPTVIASADAVIFATDVGVRDRERFVGKPVIESGVKRAINEPNIMLDEAVAAAKNPNARKVSGTATANSAVPADGKGLSWGKRTQQAIMTGVSYMVPFVAAGGLLLALGFLIGGYDMANGWKEIATQYGLSNLPGHEVTIDGSVVVFDRAGLALYLGAVLFATGQMAMGFIVSALSGYIAYALAGRPGIAPGFVGGAISVLVGAGFIGGLITGILAGLIAMWIGSLNVPRWLASLMPVVIIPLLTSLTVGLIMFLLLGRPLESIMTGLQDWLGSLSGSSAILLGIIIGLMMCSDLGGPINKAAYLFGTASLSTGDQASLEIMAAVMAAGMVPPIALSIATLVRKNLFTPAEQENGKSAWLLGLSFISEGAIPFAAADPLRVIPSSMLGGAVTGALTMALGVGSRAPHGGIFVLFAINPWWGFILAIAAGTAVTALAVIALKQFWPNQATAAAVKQAAAETNMISA is encoded by the coding sequence ATGAACTCGTCCATCATTAGCCCGGAGCTTGTAGCTTTGGATGTCGATTTCGGCACCACTACCTCCGAGGTTATTAATAATCTTGCCCAGGTGGCATTTCAGGCAGGCCGCTCTAGTTCCGTAGAGATGCTTTCCGCTGATGCCCTGGCCCGAGAAAATAAGTCTGCGACGGGAGTTCCTGGCGGCGTTGCTATTCCGCACTGCCGATCTCAAGCCGTGGAAACGCCGACTTTAGTTTTTGCCCGACTAGCTAAGTCAGTTGATTTTGGTGGACCAGATGGCGATGCCTCGCTAATCTTTTTGATCGCAGCCCCTGAAGGCGGCGACAAAGCACACCTCAAGCTACTTTCTAAACTAGCCAGAGCTTTAGTGCGCAAAGAATTCCTTAATTCTTTAAGGGAAGCTTCCACCCCTGCTGCAATAGTTGAGTTAGTTACTGAAGTACTAACTGCCAAGCCAAAGAAGGCGGCAACGACCCCGTCTACTACCGATAGCAGCGCAGCTTCTAAAGTTGCCACAGTGCAAACTACAGCTACTCGGATTGTGGCTATCACCGCTTGTCCAACAGGTATTGCCCATACTTATATGGCTGCAGATGCTTTAACCCAAACGGCAGCTGGGCGCTCTGATGTGGAAATTTTTGTAGAAACTCAAGGATCTTCCGCCGTAACTCCGTTGGACCCAACAGTGATAGCTAGTGCTGATGCGGTAATTTTTGCAACCGATGTTGGGGTTCGCGATCGTGAGCGTTTTGTTGGAAAACCGGTTATTGAATCCGGGGTAAAGCGTGCGATTAACGAGCCAAATATCATGCTAGATGAGGCAGTTGCGGCAGCGAAAAATCCGAATGCCCGCAAGGTTTCAGGGACTGCCACTGCTAATAGCGCTGTCCCCGCTGATGGCAAAGGCTTAAGTTGGGGCAAGCGTACGCAACAAGCCATAATGACCGGGGTTTCCTATATGGTGCCCTTTGTCGCTGCTGGTGGGCTGCTATTAGCCCTAGGCTTTTTAATTGGTGGCTATGACATGGCTAATGGGTGGAAAGAAATTGCCACCCAATATGGGCTTAGCAACTTACCAGGCCATGAGGTAACTATCGATGGCTCAGTGGTGGTTTTTGATCGCGCTGGATTAGCTCTTTATCTAGGAGCAGTACTCTTTGCGACTGGACAAATGGCAATGGGCTTCATTGTTTCAGCCCTTTCTGGCTACATAGCTTATGCCTTAGCTGGTCGTCCCGGTATTGCTCCTGGTTTTGTAGGTGGAGCAATCTCGGTACTAGTAGGTGCAGGCTTTATTGGTGGCCTAATTACCGGTATTTTGGCAGGTCTAATCGCTATGTGGATTGGATCTTTAAATGTTCCACGCTGGTTGGCTTCGCTAATGCCGGTGGTAATTATTCCACTTTTGACCTCACTAACCGTGGGCTTAATTATGTTCTTGCTCTTGGGACGTCCACTGGAATCCATTATGACTGGATTACAAGATTGGCTGGGCTCCCTATCTGGATCTTCAGCTATTTTATTGGGCATAATTATTGGATTAATGATGTGCTCAGATCTAGGTGGTCCTATTAATAAAGCCGCCTACCTATTTGGCACTGCTAGCCTTTCCACTGGTGATCAAGCTTCCTTGGAAATCATGGCTGCAGTTATGGCCGCAGGAATGGTGCCGCCCATTGCGCTTTCTATTGCCACCTTGGTTCGTAAAAACCTCTTTACCCCTGCAGAGCAGGAAAATGGCAAATCAGCTTGGCTGCTGGGCTTGTCCTTTATTTCCGAAGGAGCTATCCCCTTTGCCGCAGCTGATCCGCTTCGAGTTATCCCCTCGAGCATGCTAGGTGGTGCAGTAACTGGGGCTTTGACCATGGCTTTAGGTGTGGGATCGCGCGCTCCACACGGTGGTATTTTCGTGCTTTTCGCTATTAATCCTTGGTGGGGCTTTATTCTCGCAATTGCAGCCGGAACAGCAGTCACCGCCTTGGCAGTTATTGCTCTGAAGCAATTTTGGCCAAATCAAGCCACAGCTGCCGCAGTTAAACAAGCCGCAGCTGAAACTAATATGATCTCCGCCTAA
- the hflX gene encoding GTPase HflX — translation MTAKDIPDTASVSHDVLLAAAFRDNTPTNIPESELLAGPDSAPIIPTSPNEDLTLGERELAERNAFRSVIKDTEIRHDELTRNVDVEYRKLRLEQVILVGVWTQGTLAEVEANMQELVALTDTAGAEVLDMMYQRRDKPDSGTFIGSGKVKELRELVHSLGADTVICDGELSPGQLVALENALDVKVIDRTMLILDIFAQHAKSKEGKAQVALAQMEYLITRVRGWGGSLSRQAGGRAGSNGGVGLRGPGETKIETDRRRLRTDMAKLRRELGSMKTSREIKRSRRQASLTPKIAIAGYTNAGKSSLINALTGAGVLVEDALFATLDPTSRRAQLADGRAIIFTDTVGFVRHLPTQLVEAFKSTLEEILEADLVIHVVDGSDTFPLKQIAAVNKVISEVIREGDAPAPPEMLVVNKIDKADPLVLAELRHALDDAVFVSAQTGAGIAELETRIEQFLNSLDAHITVEIPYNRGDLVAKIHEFGTIISEDFGETGSRMVIRLPRQMADNLAEFQVEPSTD, via the coding sequence ATGACAGCTAAAGATATTCCCGATACTGCTTCTGTTTCCCACGATGTGCTTTTGGCAGCAGCTTTCCGAGATAATACTCCGACAAATATCCCTGAATCTGAACTCCTTGCCGGGCCAGATTCGGCTCCGATTATTCCTACTTCCCCTAATGAGGATCTCACTTTGGGGGAGCGTGAATTAGCCGAACGTAATGCTTTCCGCAGCGTTATAAAAGATACCGAAATCCGCCATGATGAACTCACCCGCAATGTGGATGTGGAGTATCGCAAACTGCGGCTAGAACAAGTTATCTTGGTTGGCGTTTGGACCCAAGGTACTTTGGCTGAAGTAGAAGCTAATATGCAAGAGCTAGTAGCGCTTACTGATACTGCCGGTGCAGAAGTTCTAGATATGATGTACCAGCGTCGGGATAAACCTGATTCGGGTACTTTTATTGGTTCGGGCAAGGTTAAAGAATTGCGCGAGCTAGTACATTCTTTGGGTGCAGACACTGTGATCTGTGATGGCGAATTAAGCCCCGGACAACTGGTGGCCTTGGAAAATGCGCTCGATGTAAAAGTCATTGATCGCACTATGTTGATTCTGGATATCTTTGCCCAGCACGCTAAATCCAAAGAAGGCAAAGCCCAAGTTGCTTTGGCGCAAATGGAATATTTAATCACCCGAGTACGTGGTTGGGGCGGATCGTTATCACGACAAGCTGGCGGTAGAGCCGGTTCCAACGGTGGAGTGGGTTTGCGTGGCCCTGGGGAAACCAAGATTGAAACAGACCGGCGCCGGTTGCGCACCGATATGGCTAAATTGCGACGAGAATTAGGGTCAATGAAGACCTCCCGGGAGATTAAAAGGTCTCGTCGCCAAGCATCTTTAACTCCAAAAATTGCTATTGCTGGATATACCAATGCGGGTAAATCCTCTTTGATTAATGCTTTAACCGGCGCAGGTGTTTTAGTTGAAGACGCGCTTTTTGCCACTTTGGATCCCACTTCTAGACGAGCCCAGCTAGCCGATGGAAGGGCCATAATTTTCACCGATACCGTGGGCTTTGTGCGACATTTACCTACCCAATTAGTTGAAGCTTTTAAATCAACTTTGGAGGAAATTCTGGAAGCCGATTTAGTTATTCACGTGGTGGATGGTTCAGATACTTTCCCGTTAAAGCAAATTGCTGCGGTAAATAAGGTGATTTCAGAAGTTATTCGAGAAGGCGATGCACCTGCACCTCCGGAAATGCTAGTAGTTAACAAGATAGATAAGGCTGATCCTTTAGTATTGGCAGAATTGCGACATGCCTTGGATGATGCAGTATTTGTTTCTGCGCAAACTGGGGCAGGTATTGCGGAATTAGAAACTCGAATCGAGCAATTTTTAAATAGCCTGGATGCCCATATCACGGTAGAAATTCCATATAACCGCGGAGATTTAGTGGCTAAAATCCATGAATTCGGGACTATTATCAGTGAAGATTTTGGAGAGACTGGTTCCCGGATGGTCATCCGTTTACCTAGGCAAATGGCGGATAATTTGGCCGAATTTCAAGTTGAACCCAGTACTGATTGA
- a CDS encoding HPr family phosphocarrier protein, whose amino-acid sequence MASKTVTVGSAVGLHARPAAIIADAAGEYDEDIFLTLAGSDDDDETDAASSLMIMALGAEKGDQVTVTSENAEAVEKIAALIEQDLDAE is encoded by the coding sequence ATGGCTTCCAAGACTGTTACTGTCGGTTCGGCTGTCGGCCTACACGCCCGCCCCGCTGCCATTATCGCCGATGCCGCTGGCGAGTATGACGAAGATATCTTCCTCACCCTCGCTGGCTCTGACGATGATGATGAAACTGATGCCGCCTCTTCCCTAATGATTATGGCTTTGGGTGCAGAAAAGGGAGATCAGGTAACTGTTACTTCCGAAAATGCTGAGGCTGTAGAAAAGATCGCAGCTCTTATCGAGCAGGATCTAGACGCCGAATAA
- a CDS encoding uracil-xanthine permease family protein, with protein MKSLGWTVHGDGKRILPGEVVAPDERLSWPRTIGIGMQHVIAMFGATLLVPTITGFPVNTTLLFSGVGTILFLLITRNKLPSYLGSSFAFIAPLMATQTEGISVQIGGIMVAGLVLIALGLLVKAAGRAVLDAVMPPAVTGAIVALIGLNLAPTAASNFQTQPLVAAVTLFSILLATVAGRGMISRLGILIGVIIGWVFAAFYGAISPDAVAFIAESPWIGLPQFHTPQFQLSAILVTLPVIIVLVAENVGHVKAVSEMTGRNLDDKAGDALLADGLATTLAGGFGGSGTTTYAENIGVMAATRVYSTAAYWVAALTAVVLAFVPKFGALIFTIPSGVLGGATLVLYGLIGMLGIRIWQDNKVNFNNPVNLTAVAVALVAGIGNLTLSIGSVEMEGIAWGSMGIIIGYPILKSLYIKIGEGRHASF; from the coding sequence GTGAAATCCCTCGGTTGGACCGTCCATGGAGACGGCAAAAGAATTCTGCCTGGTGAAGTCGTTGCTCCAGACGAACGGCTTAGCTGGCCCCGCACTATAGGTATTGGGATGCAGCACGTGATTGCCATGTTTGGTGCCACGTTGCTAGTTCCCACCATTACGGGATTTCCCGTTAACACCACGCTTTTATTTTCAGGTGTCGGTACGATCCTTTTCTTGCTAATTACTCGCAATAAGCTGCCTAGTTATCTAGGCAGCTCTTTTGCTTTTATTGCCCCGCTAATGGCTACACAAACCGAAGGTATTTCGGTACAAATCGGCGGCATTATGGTTGCTGGTTTGGTGCTAATTGCCTTGGGCTTGCTAGTTAAAGCCGCTGGTAGAGCTGTTCTTGATGCAGTAATGCCACCGGCTGTGACGGGGGCGATCGTAGCCCTTATTGGCTTAAATCTTGCCCCTACAGCTGCCTCTAATTTTCAAACTCAACCCCTAGTTGCTGCAGTTACACTATTTTCGATTTTATTGGCTACCGTAGCCGGGCGCGGAATGATTTCCCGGTTGGGCATCCTAATTGGGGTAATTATTGGTTGGGTATTTGCCGCATTTTATGGAGCGATTTCTCCAGATGCAGTGGCCTTTATCGCAGAATCTCCGTGGATTGGGCTGCCCCAATTTCACACTCCGCAATTCCAACTCTCAGCTATTTTGGTTACTCTTCCAGTGATTATTGTGCTGGTAGCTGAAAATGTTGGCCATGTTAAGGCCGTATCGGAAATGACTGGTCGCAATTTAGATGATAAGGCTGGAGATGCCCTACTTGCAGATGGTTTAGCTACCACTCTTGCCGGTGGTTTCGGCGGTTCAGGAACTACTACTTATGCTGAAAATATCGGAGTTATGGCTGCTACTCGGGTATATTCCACTGCTGCATACTGGGTAGCTGCGCTAACAGCGGTAGTTCTTGCTTTCGTGCCTAAATTTGGGGCCTTAATCTTTACTATTCCTAGTGGAGTGCTGGGAGGAGCTACCTTGGTCCTCTATGGCCTTATTGGCATGCTAGGTATCCGTATTTGGCAAGATAATAAGGTTAATTTCAATAACCCGGTGAACCTCACAGCTGTCGCAGTAGCGCTAGTTGCCGGTATCGGTAATCTCACTCTATCTATTGGTTCGGTAGAGATGGAAGGTATCGCTTGGGGTTCTATGGGCATCATTATTGGATATCCCATTTTGAAGTCTTTATATATCAAAATAGGCGAAGGGCGCCACGCTAGCTTCTAG
- a CDS encoding DUF349 domain-containing protein: MSPASTPSDSPRPTPGQMARRRPTPTGPAAGVPRVGTPATAATPTSDPAKWGRIADDGTVYLQLSGTAAQAAVAAGEAATADKAERVIGQWQAGSPQEGLAHFASRYEDLRTEIALLADRLLRHPDEAWHIRERVDALFQEVPKAAVIGDLSALEKLLQTIDSKLKSMISTPLEAKEKLLKEAEELAENSTDWKGAGDRIRAIVDEWRKITGIDKETDDALWKRYSRARDSFNRRRGAHFADLDRQRTQARKLKEELIEKAEKLKESTNWADTARDFASLMREWKEAGRASRGIDDKLWEQFKAAQDYFFAARNADQNRVDAELAANAAAKDALLAEYTPLINPEKGVEAARRKLVELQEKWEEIGYVPRNQIRSYEDKISALEKAVSKAESEQWRRTDPEAIARAKQFAEKAEKLNSQAAVAAAKGNDSKAAKLREQAEQWQQWADTALNAVAE, from the coding sequence ATGAGCCCTGCATCAACCCCGTCTGATTCTCCACGCCCCACTCCGGGACAGATGGCACGACGTCGCCCCACCCCGACGGGCCCGGCTGCGGGGGTCCCCCGAGTTGGAACACCTGCGACAGCTGCAACACCTACTAGCGATCCTGCCAAATGGGGACGTATAGCCGATGACGGCACCGTCTATTTACAGCTTTCTGGTACCGCTGCACAGGCAGCCGTTGCTGCTGGCGAGGCTGCAACCGCTGATAAAGCCGAACGGGTAATTGGGCAATGGCAGGCTGGCAGCCCGCAGGAAGGACTTGCCCATTTTGCCTCCCGCTATGAGGATCTACGCACTGAGATCGCCTTGTTAGCTGACCGGTTACTGCGTCATCCTGATGAGGCTTGGCATATTCGGGAGCGCGTGGACGCACTATTCCAAGAAGTGCCAAAAGCTGCAGTTATAGGTGATTTAAGTGCTCTTGAAAAGCTGCTACAAACCATTGATAGCAAGCTTAAGAGTATGATCTCTACCCCTTTGGAGGCCAAAGAAAAGCTGCTTAAAGAGGCTGAAGAACTTGCCGAGAACTCCACTGATTGGAAAGGCGCCGGAGATCGTATCCGCGCTATTGTCGATGAATGGCGCAAAATCACCGGTATAGATAAAGAGACTGACGATGCCTTGTGGAAGCGATATTCGCGAGCTCGTGATTCCTTTAATCGCCGTCGCGGGGCCCATTTTGCCGACTTAGACCGGCAGCGCACCCAGGCACGCAAACTTAAAGAAGAGCTAATCGAAAAAGCGGAGAAGCTAAAAGAATCCACAAATTGGGCAGATACGGCCCGCGATTTTGCCTCCTTAATGCGTGAATGGAAGGAAGCCGGCCGCGCTTCTCGTGGAATTGACGATAAACTCTGGGAGCAATTTAAAGCCGCACAAGATTATTTCTTTGCTGCTCGCAATGCCGACCAAAACCGGGTAGATGCCGAACTTGCGGCTAATGCTGCCGCTAAAGACGCGCTACTAGCTGAGTACACCCCCTTGATTAATCCAGAAAAGGGAGTAGAGGCAGCGCGTCGCAAATTAGTTGAGCTGCAGGAAAAGTGGGAAGAAATCGGCTATGTTCCTCGGAATCAAATACGCAGCTATGAGGATAAAATTTCGGCTTTAGAAAAAGCGGTTTCTAAGGCTGAATCTGAGCAGTGGCGCCGCACCGATCCAGAAGCAATTGCGCGGGCCAAGCAGTTTGCGGAAAAAGCTGAAAAGCTTAATTCTCAAGCAGCAGTTGCAGCAGCTAAGGGCAATGACAGCAAGGCAGCTAAGCTGCGCGAACAGGCTGAACAGTGGCAACAGTGGGCTGATACCGCGCTAAATGCGGTAGCGGAATAG